A region of Selenomonadales bacterium DNA encodes the following proteins:
- a CDS encoding YIP1 family protein, which translates to MLKRMITNLKNVIIKPSEAFPRIIQENDMKSAVLVLCIVAVLYSLPGGFDPLVILALGIIILLYWQITTTITHLSAGMLGAKGSRRSLLIGSAYAWAVDIYLTPLVLMGMDGLAGLIAFVWIACLTVLAIKNTYSVSTGKGVGILLMDGIIQLFLIGIIVFLSAPYLESLRNQMQ; encoded by the coding sequence ATGCTGAAACGAATGATAACCAACTTAAAAAACGTCATCATCAAGCCGTCGGAAGCATTCCCGCGCATCATACAAGAAAATGATATGAAGTCGGCTGTATTGGTGTTGTGTATTGTCGCGGTGCTCTATTCCTTGCCCGGGGGATTTGACCCGCTGGTGATACTGGCTCTTGGTATCATCATATTGCTCTACTGGCAGATAACCACGACCATCACGCACCTTTCTGCCGGGATGCTTGGCGCAAAAGGCAGCAGACGGTCGCTCCTGATCGGCAGTGCCTATGCATGGGCAGTAGATATCTATCTGACACCGCTGGTCTTGATGGGCATGGACGGCTTGGCAGGCTTGATAGCATTCGTCTGGATAGCGTGCCTTACGGTATTGGCCATCAAAAATACCTACTCGGTCAGTACGGGAAAAGGTGTCGGCATCTTGCTGATGGATGGTATCATTCAGCTGTTCTTGATAGGCATTATCGTATTTTTGAGTGCGCCGTACCTAGAATCA